One window of Mediterraneibacter butyricigenes genomic DNA carries:
- a CDS encoding MATE family efflux transporter — protein sequence MCNGSLMDKLISFALPLMLSGILQLLFNAVDIVVVGRFSGSQALAAVGSTTALINIFTNLFIGISLGANVLTARYYASGKKSEVSDTVHTAMMFAVLSGIVMLFVGILSAKISLELMGTPDDVIGRSTLYMRIYFLGMPFFMIYNYGAAILRAIGDTKRPLIFLIFSGIVNACLNLLLVIVFHLDVAGVAIGTVASQFLSSILVLWCLIRSDADYCLRISKLKIHPKYLLQILQIGIPAGIQSTVINFSNALLQSSVNSFGSIAMAGYTAANNLLGFIYMSVNAVTQACMSFTSQNYGARKPKRMDHILLDCMVLSIGIALALGSVMYFGGPKILAIYNKDPEVIHAGMEVLSYTTLTYFLCGLMDLFPGALRGMGRSGVPMLLSIIGTVGIRVLWIFAIFPAHRSVAVLFVSYPVSWIVTIFMQVICYYFVRKKVYGGLLKC from the coding sequence ATGTGTAACGGAAGTCTGATGGACAAACTGATTTCCTTTGCACTTCCATTGATGTTATCGGGGATTCTGCAGTTATTATTCAATGCAGTGGATATTGTGGTAGTGGGAAGATTCAGCGGAAGCCAGGCACTGGCAGCCGTGGGTTCTACGACCGCATTGATCAATATCTTTACCAATTTATTTATCGGAATTTCACTGGGCGCAAATGTTCTGACGGCCAGATATTATGCATCCGGCAAAAAATCCGAAGTATCCGATACAGTCCATACGGCCATGATGTTTGCAGTATTAAGCGGAATTGTCATGTTGTTTGTCGGGATCTTAAGTGCAAAGATTTCCCTGGAACTGATGGGAACTCCGGATGATGTCATCGGGCGATCCACACTGTATATGCGGATTTATTTTCTGGGAATGCCGTTTTTCATGATTTATAATTATGGCGCGGCAATCCTCCGGGCAATCGGAGATACCAAACGACCGCTGATCTTTCTGATCTTTTCCGGTATCGTGAATGCCTGTCTGAATCTGCTGCTGGTGATTGTTTTTCATCTGGATGTGGCCGGGGTGGCGATCGGAACCGTTGCATCTCAGTTTCTTTCCAGTATTCTGGTTTTATGGTGTCTGATCAGGTCGGACGCAGATTACTGCCTTCGGATTTCAAAACTTAAGATTCATCCAAAGTATCTGTTGCAGATTTTACAGATTGGGATTCCGGCGGGAATTCAGTCAACGGTGATTAACTTTTCCAACGCCTTGCTTCAGTCTTCCGTGAATTCCTTTGGCTCCATTGCGATGGCAGGATATACCGCTGCCAATAATCTGCTTGGATTTATCTATATGTCTGTCAATGCAGTAACACAGGCCTGTATGAGTTTTACCAGTCAGAATTACGGAGCAAGGAAGCCAAAGCGTATGGATCATATCCTCCTGGACTGTATGGTGCTGTCGATCGGAATTGCTCTGGCGCTTGGTAGTGTCATGTATTTTGGCGGACCGAAGATTCTGGCAATCTATAATAAAGATCCGGAAGTAATCCATGCAGGAATGGAAGTTCTTTCATATACCACATTGACGTACTTCCTGTGTGGTCTGATGGATCTGTTTCCGGGAGCATTGCGCGGAATGGGCCGTTCAGGCGTTCCGATGCTTTTGTCTATCATCGGAACAGTAGGAATCCGTGTCCTCTGGATTTTCGCTATTTTCCCTGCACACAGAAGTGTAGCAGTGCTTTTCGTATCCTACCCGGTATCCTGGATCGTAACGATTTTCATGCAAGTGATCTGTTATTATTTTGTCCGTAAAAAAGTATATGGAGGACTTTTGAAATGTTAA
- a CDS encoding rod shape-determining protein, translating to MARNVYGLDLGTYEIKVYDKKNEKIWKEKDVIAVQNRKYVFAVGDEAYEMYEKAPSNIQVVFPMQNGVISHFEDMQYLLTNLLNPERKFMRGSEYVIAVPTDVTEVEKKAFFDLVSYSTARAREVKIVERGIADAVGLGLNIFEEKGILIANFGGGTTDISILSSGGMVLNKLVKIGGEYLDNAVANLVRHNRDFLIGRLTAEALRKEFGVFDQEAHATMQVAGRNLITGVPQLTEIPIGLVRAALREPLKECVRAILSMLDRTPPDVRKVIEKRGMYLTGGLANLRGLDIYLQEMTGLRVRKAPRPELCAVEGLKKIIWNKELKTLTYSMLDEDYRWLR from the coding sequence ATGGCCAGAAATGTATATGGGCTTGATTTAGGTACTTATGAAATTAAAGTATATGATAAAAAAAATGAAAAAATCTGGAAAGAAAAAGATGTAATCGCGGTTCAGAACCGGAAATATGTGTTTGCGGTCGGAGATGAGGCCTATGAAATGTATGAGAAGGCTCCATCCAATATTCAGGTTGTTTTTCCGATGCAAAATGGTGTGATCTCTCATTTTGAGGATATGCAGTATCTGCTGACCAATCTTTTAAATCCGGAACGTAAATTTATGCGTGGTTCGGAATATGTGATCGCGGTTCCGACAGATGTGACGGAAGTGGAGAAGAAGGCCTTTTTCGATCTGGTATCTTATTCCACTGCCAGAGCAAGAGAGGTAAAGATCGTGGAGCGGGGAATTGCAGATGCGGTCGGACTTGGATTAAATATTTTCGAGGAAAAAGGAATTCTGATCGCCAATTTCGGCGGCGGTACAACGGATATTTCCATTCTCTCTTCAGGCGGAATGGTTTTAAACAAACTGGTAAAGATCGGCGGAGAGTATCTGGATAATGCTGTAGCAAATCTGGTGCGTCATAATCGTGATTTCCTGATCGGACGTCTTACGGCAGAAGCGCTTCGAAAGGAATTCGGGGTTTTTGACCAGGAGGCTCACGCAACCATGCAGGTAGCCGGACGTAATCTAATCACCGGTGTTCCGCAGCTTACCGAGATTCCGATCGGACTGGTAAGAGCTGCACTTCGGGAGCCGCTGAAAGAGTGTGTAAGAGCGATCCTTTCCATGCTGGATCGGACTCCTCCGGATGTCCGTAAGGTGATCGAGAAAAGGGGCATGTATTTAACAGGAGGTCTTGCAAACCTGCGGGGACTGGATATCTACCTCCAGGAGATGACGGGGCTTCGGGTTCGAAAGGCACCCCGCCCGGAACTTTGTGCCGTAGAGGGACTCAAGAAAATTATATGGAATAAAGAATTAAAAACGCTGACCTATTCAATGTTAGACGAAGATTACAGGTGGTTAAGATAA
- the mutL gene encoding DNA mismatch repair endonuclease MutL produces the protein MSKIQVLDQITIDQIAAGEVIERPASVVKELVENAIDAGSSSVTVEIQEGGIALIRIADNGCGIAREDVPNAFLRHSTSKIRSIQDLSHVGSLGFRGEALSSIAAVSQVELRTKTADDLFGTHYLIEGGTEKKMEEIGATDGTTFLIRQLFYNIPARRKFLKTPMTEASHVNDVLMRLALSHPEIAFRFVNNGQEKLRTSGNGKIKDVIYQLYGRDVAANLLEIHYEKNGIRLDGFLGKPIISRGNRTYENYFINGRYIRSGMVSKAIEDGYKDFMMQHKFPFVVLYLSLPPEETDVNVHPTKMEVRFHNQQAVYGTLMEGVHKTLSEPELIPFVHLEERNAGKKSDNSMQYDIIQRQMPEIAQNNANKPVETVDNITRKDEDYFIQKMRERVLSHYQQKPSTPVQNQYRSAEESSGESQGTQPKPSMQSDCVREESSYRTSAITEKNLLDSGDRNTSENISASENLSSQVAPKPRWEEVLTQSQGGQGQNVVSTETEEAPSYENEVKANNEQLNLFEERFLDPKEEPDYQIIGQVFDTYWIVQFKESMYIIDQHAAHERVLYERTLAEMKNREYTSQMISPPIVLSLTMQEEEILNRHMDRFERIGFEIEPFGGNEYAVRAVPDNLFSIAKKELLLEMLDDMADGLNSSMTPDLIDEKIASMSCKAAVKGNQRLSAAEVQTLIKELLTLENPYHCPHGRPTIVSMSKRELEKKFKRIV, from the coding sequence ATGAGTAAAATTCAGGTATTAGATCAGATCACTATCGATCAGATCGCGGCCGGAGAAGTGATTGAACGCCCGGCTTCCGTGGTAAAAGAACTGGTAGAAAATGCAATCGATGCCGGATCTTCTTCCGTTACGGTGGAGATTCAGGAAGGTGGAATTGCATTGATCCGGATTGCGGATAATGGATGCGGGATTGCAAGAGAAGATGTCCCGAATGCATTTTTACGCCATTCCACCAGTAAAATCCGTTCCATTCAGGATCTGTCCCATGTAGGCTCCCTGGGATTTCGAGGGGAGGCTCTGTCCAGCATTGCCGCAGTTTCACAGGTGGAGCTGCGTACAAAGACTGCGGATGATCTGTTTGGAACCCATTATTTAATCGAGGGAGGCACGGAGAAAAAGATGGAAGAGATTGGTGCAACAGACGGAACCACATTCCTGATCCGTCAATTGTTCTACAATATTCCCGCCAGAAGAAAATTCTTAAAAACTCCGATGACGGAAGCCAGTCATGTCAATGATGTATTGATGCGTCTGGCACTTTCCCATCCGGAGATCGCCTTTCGCTTTGTCAATAACGGTCAGGAGAAGTTGCGGACATCCGGGAATGGAAAAATCAAAGATGTGATCTATCAGCTTTACGGAAGAGATGTAGCCGCCAATCTGCTGGAAATTCATTATGAAAAAAACGGAATCCGGCTGGATGGATTTTTGGGAAAACCAATTATTTCCCGCGGAAACAGAACCTATGAAAATTATTTTATCAACGGCCGATATATCCGCAGCGGTATGGTTTCAAAGGCCATTGAGGACGGTTACAAGGATTTTATGATGCAGCACAAATTCCCGTTTGTAGTGCTTTACCTGTCCCTGCCACCGGAAGAGACGGATGTAAATGTGCATCCGACCAAGATGGAAGTCCGGTTTCATAACCAGCAGGCGGTTTATGGGACGCTGATGGAAGGGGTTCACAAAACGCTGTCTGAACCGGAACTGATCCCGTTTGTTCATCTGGAAGAAAGAAATGCCGGAAAGAAATCTGATAATTCGATGCAGTATGACATAATTCAACGGCAAATGCCGGAAATAGCACAAAATAATGCGAATAAACCTGTGGAAACTGTGGATAACATCACAAGAAAGGATGAAGATTATTTTATTCAGAAAATGAGAGAACGGGTGCTTTCTCATTATCAGCAAAAGCCTTCCACGCCTGTTCAAAATCAGTACCGGAGCGCAGAAGAATCTTCTGGAGAATCGCAGGGAACACAGCCAAAACCCTCTATGCAGTCGGATTGTGTCAGAGAAGAAAGTTCCTATCGGACCTCTGCGATAACTGAGAAGAATCTCTTGGATTCAGGCGACAGAAATACATCAGAAAATATATCTGCATCGGAAAACTTGTCTTCGCAGGTAGCACCTAAGCCGCGTTGGGAAGAAGTCCTTACACAGTCTCAGGGTGGACAGGGACAGAACGTTGTTTCCACCGAAACCGAGGAAGCTCCTTCTTATGAAAACGAAGTGAAGGCAAATAACGAACAGTTAAATCTGTTCGAAGAACGTTTTCTGGATCCGAAAGAAGAGCCGGATTATCAGATTATCGGACAGGTGTTCGACACATATTGGATCGTACAGTTTAAAGAGTCCATGTACATTATCGATCAGCATGCGGCTCATGAGCGTGTCCTCTATGAAAGAACACTGGCAGAAATGAAAAACAGGGAATACACTTCTCAGATGATCAGTCCACCGATCGTATTGAGTCTGACCATGCAGGAAGAAGAAATTTTGAACCGCCACATGGATCGTTTTGAAAGAATCGGCTTTGAGATCGAGCCCTTCGGCGGAAATGAATATGCGGTACGGGCAGTACCGGACAATCTGTTTTCCATTGCAAAAAAAGAACTGTTGCTGGAAATGCTGGATGATATGGCGGATGGTCTGAATTCTTCCATGACACCGGATCTGATCGATGAAAAAATCGCATCCATGTCCTGCAAGGCTGCGGTGAAGGGAAATCAGAGACTGTCTGCAGCGGAGGTTCAGACGTTGATCAAGGAACTTCTGACGCTGGAGAATCCATATCACTGTCCTCATGGACGACCGACGATTGTATCCATGTCCAAACGGGAACTGGAAAAAAAGTTTAAGAGAATTGTGTAG
- a CDS encoding NAD(P)/FAD-dependent oxidoreductase: protein MLRINQLKLLPGEPTEHLEKKICRILHLKPGTTFQWKMIRQSVDARKKPEIYMVYTVEVSGLNEKKILQHPPKNVTSVSEKAYRFSACGTMELKQRPVVIGSGPAGLFCTYLLAKYGYRPILLERGKDAKSRQKDVETFWKSGTLNPESNVQFGEGGAGTFSDGKLNTLVKDKLGRSKFVLETFVTHGAPERILYEAKPHIGTDILIPVITEIRRSIEKLGGEVLFQSKVTDFELKEKENRRILSAVIVNDTKRIPCDLAVLALGHSARDTFETLYRKQVPMEAKSFAVGVRAEHPQEMIDQAQYGRKRGTDLPSSPYKLTAQTKSGRGVYSFCMCPGGYVVNASSEPGRLAVNGMSYSGRDGENANSALIVTITPEDYGTDSPLDGMEFQRRLEEKAYELGQGKIPIQQYGDFCKNVKSTEFGEVKPQLKGEYSFANLRELFPDYLSDALMEAMETFEQKIHGFSRPDTLFSGVESRTSSPVKLPRNEECESPIEGLYPCGEGAGYAGGITSAAMDGMKVAEAIGRKYAPMTDSRTYAVHSGAASSNRSR from the coding sequence ATGTTAAGAATCAATCAACTGAAGCTTCTGCCCGGTGAACCGACAGAACATCTGGAAAAGAAAATTTGCCGGATTCTGCATTTGAAGCCGGGGACAACTTTTCAGTGGAAGATGATCAGGCAGTCTGTAGATGCCAGAAAGAAACCGGAAATATATATGGTATATACCGTAGAAGTATCCGGACTAAATGAAAAGAAGATTTTGCAGCATCCACCGAAAAATGTAACCAGTGTTTCAGAAAAAGCGTATCGTTTTTCTGCCTGCGGCACTATGGAATTAAAGCAGCGTCCTGTGGTGATCGGAAGCGGACCGGCCGGATTATTCTGCACCTATCTTCTGGCAAAATACGGATATCGGCCCATTTTACTGGAAAGAGGAAAGGATGCAAAAAGCCGTCAAAAGGATGTGGAGACTTTCTGGAAGAGTGGGACCCTGAATCCGGAGTCCAATGTGCAGTTCGGAGAGGGCGGTGCCGGAACTTTTTCAGACGGAAAATTAAATACACTTGTGAAAGATAAACTCGGACGAAGCAAATTTGTGCTGGAAACCTTTGTGACACACGGAGCCCCGGAACGGATTCTGTATGAGGCTAAACCACATATTGGTACGGATATCCTGATTCCGGTCATTACGGAGATCAGGCGTTCCATCGAGAAATTGGGCGGTGAAGTTCTGTTTCAGAGTAAAGTGACAGATTTCGAATTGAAAGAAAAGGAAAATCGGCGGATTCTGTCAGCAGTCATCGTAAACGATACGAAAAGAATCCCTTGTGATCTTGCAGTCCTTGCATTGGGGCACAGTGCAAGAGATACGTTCGAAACGCTTTACAGGAAACAGGTTCCAATGGAAGCAAAATCATTTGCCGTAGGGGTTCGTGCCGAACATCCGCAGGAGATGATCGATCAGGCGCAATATGGAAGAAAACGTGGAACAGATCTTCCGTCTTCTCCTTATAAACTGACGGCACAGACAAAGAGCGGACGCGGAGTCTATTCTTTCTGCATGTGTCCGGGAGGATACGTGGTCAATGCATCTTCCGAGCCCGGAAGGCTGGCGGTCAACGGAATGAGTTACAGTGGTAGAGACGGAGAAAATGCAAACAGCGCACTGATCGTTACGATTACTCCGGAAGATTACGGGACAGACTCCCCTCTGGACGGAATGGAATTTCAGCGCAGACTGGAAGAAAAAGCGTATGAACTGGGACAGGGGAAAATTCCGATCCAGCAATACGGGGATTTCTGTAAAAATGTAAAAAGCACAGAATTCGGCGAAGTGAAACCACAGTTAAAAGGGGAATATTCTTTTGCAAATCTTCGGGAACTTTTCCCGGATTACCTGTCGGATGCACTGATGGAAGCGATGGAGACATTTGAACAGAAGATCCACGGTTTCTCAAGACCGGATACATTATTTTCCGGTGTGGAAAGCCGGACATCCTCTCCGGTGAAACTTCCGCGAAACGAAGAGTGCGAAAGTCCCATCGAGGGATTATATCCCTGCGGGGAAGGAGCCGGATACGCCGGTGGAATTACTTCTGCGGCAATGGATGGTATGAAGGTCGCTGAGGCAATCGGAAGGAAATATGCGCCGATGACCGATTCGCGCACTTACGCCGTGCACAGCGGGGCGGCTTCTTCGAACCGCTCTCGCTGA
- a CDS encoding methionine gamma-lyase family protein — MEQEMKDMYEALGISSQVLEFGNKIEEALRERFAQIDKRAEYNQLKVIHAMQKNRVDVACFQYASGYGYNDKGRDVLEQVYAETFHTESALVRPQITCGTHALALALAANLRPGDVLLSPAGKPYDTLEEVIGIRSSKGSLAEYGITYQQVDLQEDGYFDYPAIEEALKNEKIKLATIQRSKGYQTRPSYSVDEIGELIAFIKERRPDVICMVDNCYGEFVETREPSDVGADMIVGSLIKNPGGGLAPIGGYIAGREDLIENCAYRLTSPGLGKEVGASLGVMQSFYQGFFLSPFIVSGALKGAIFAANVYEKLGFPVIPNGTEERHDIIQAVTLGSEEGVVAFCQGIQAAAPVDSYVTPIPWAMPGYDSDVIMAAGAFVQGSSIELSADGPIKPPYAVYFQGGLTWAHAKLGILKSLQCMLEKGLVVIPE; from the coding sequence ATGGAACAGGAAATGAAGGACATGTATGAGGCACTTGGAATCTCTTCTCAGGTGCTGGAATTTGGAAATAAAATAGAAGAAGCGTTAAGAGAACGTTTTGCGCAGATTGATAAACGTGCGGAATACAATCAGTTAAAAGTGATCCATGCTATGCAGAAAAATCGTGTGGATGTCGCATGTTTTCAGTATGCAAGCGGATACGGATACAATGACAAAGGACGGGATGTTCTGGAACAGGTTTATGCGGAAACTTTCCATACAGAGTCTGCGCTGGTCCGTCCTCAGATTACCTGCGGAACCCATGCGCTGGCTCTGGCACTGGCTGCCAATCTACGACCTGGAGATGTGCTGTTATCTCCTGCGGGAAAGCCTTATGATACTTTAGAAGAGGTCATCGGCATCAGATCTTCCAAAGGATCGTTGGCAGAATATGGTATTACGTATCAGCAGGTAGATCTTCAGGAAGACGGATATTTCGATTATCCGGCCATTGAGGAAGCATTAAAAAACGAAAAGATCAAACTGGCAACGATCCAGCGTTCCAAAGGCTACCAGACCAGACCAAGCTATTCTGTGGATGAAATCGGAGAACTGATTGCATTTATCAAAGAGAGACGACCGGATGTAATCTGTATGGTCGACAACTGCTACGGGGAGTTTGTGGAGACGAGAGAACCAAGTGATGTGGGGGCCGATATGATCGTCGGATCTTTGATCAAAAATCCGGGAGGCGGATTGGCGCCGATCGGAGGCTATATTGCCGGCAGAGAAGATCTGATCGAAAACTGTGCCTATCGCCTGACTTCTCCGGGGCTTGGAAAAGAAGTAGGAGCATCCCTTGGAGTGATGCAGTCTTTCTATCAGGGATTCTTCCTTTCCCCGTTTATTGTAAGCGGTGCATTGAAAGGCGCAATCTTCGCTGCAAATGTTTACGAAAAGCTGGGATTTCCGGTGATTCCAAACGGAACAGAAGAGCGACATGATATCATTCAGGCAGTCACACTGGGAAGTGAAGAAGGTGTCGTGGCGTTCTGTCAGGGAATCCAGGCAGCGGCACCGGTGGACAGTTATGTGACCCCGATTCCGTGGGCGATGCCAGGATATGACAGCGATGTCATCATGGCTGCCGGAGCTTTTGTACAGGGATCTTCCATTGAATTAAGTGCGGACGGACCGATCAAGCCTCCTTACGCAGTATATTTTCAGGGCGGACTGACTTGGGCACATGCAAAACTGGGAATCTTAAAATCCTTGCAGTGTATGCTGGAAAAGGGACTGGTAGTGATTCCGGAATAA
- the miaA gene encoding tRNA (adenosine(37)-N6)-dimethylallyltransferase MiaA: protein MKQPLIILSGPTAVGKTKASIGLAHRLNGEIVSADSMQVYKHMDIGSAKIKPEEMEGVPHHLIDVLEPEEEFHVQKFQQMAKEALARIYAAGHVPIVTGGTGFYIQALLYDIQFTMEESDPAYRQELAEYARKYGQEALHEKLREVDPVSAEKIHANNVKRVIRALEYFHQNQEPISRHNEEERKRTSPYRFVYFVLDDTREHLYQRIDARVDQMVEDGLVEEVKALKAAGCTREMVSMQGLGYKEIMEYLDQEISLEEAIYKLKRDTRHFAKRQLTWFRRERDVTWINKADYGYQEELILDKMLEECAKVQIFPERNENGTGNEGHV, encoded by the coding sequence ATGAAGCAACCATTGATCATATTAAGCGGTCCTACGGCCGTAGGAAAAACAAAGGCATCCATTGGGCTGGCGCATCGGCTTAACGGGGAGATCGTGTCTGCGGATTCCATGCAGGTATATAAACACATGGATATCGGCTCGGCAAAGATAAAGCCGGAAGAGATGGAGGGCGTCCCTCATCATCTGATTGATGTACTGGAACCGGAAGAAGAATTCCATGTTCAGAAATTTCAGCAGATGGCGAAGGAAGCACTCGCCAGGATTTATGCCGCCGGGCATGTGCCGATCGTTACCGGCGGTACAGGATTTTATATCCAGGCGCTGTTGTATGATATTCAGTTTACCATGGAAGAGTCAGATCCTGCTTACAGACAGGAACTGGCAGAATATGCCCGAAAATACGGACAGGAAGCTTTGCATGAAAAACTGCGGGAAGTCGATCCGGTATCGGCAGAAAAGATCCATGCGAACAATGTGAAACGAGTGATTCGTGCGCTGGAATATTTTCACCAGAATCAGGAACCGATTTCCAGACACAACGAAGAAGAACGAAAGAGAACCTCTCCCTATCGTTTTGTATATTTTGTGCTGGATGATACAAGAGAACATTTGTATCAGCGGATTGATGCAAGGGTCGATCAGATGGTAGAAGACGGGCTGGTAGAAGAAGTAAAGGCCTTAAAAGCAGCCGGTTGCACCAGGGAAATGGTCTCGATGCAGGGGCTTGGCTATAAAGAAATTATGGAATATCTGGATCAGGAGATCAGTCTGGAGGAAGCAATTTATAAATTAAAACGGGATACCAGACATTTTGCAAAGCGTCAGCTTACCTGGTTCAGACGGGAACGCGACGTGACCTGGATCAATAAAGCTGATTACGGGTATCAGGAAGAACTTATTTTAGATAAAATGCTGGAAGAATGTGCGAAAGTGCAGATCTTTCCGGAAAGGAATGAAAATGGAACAGGAAATGAAGGACATGTATGA
- the radC gene encoding RadC family protein: MNEVQAVSSTENLKTLREEERPYEKCLCHGPEFLTDIELLAVLLRTGTHGENAIALAKKILYPIFSQEGLLNIHQWSLEQLLQIRGIGKVKAVQILCLSELAKRLAKATAKDGLDFSSPDTIARYYMEDMRHKKQESMKLLLFNTRTRLIGETDISKGTVNASLVSPRELFIEALQKNAVSIILLHNHPSGDPTPSQPDLVITKRVMDAGALIGIQLLDHIIIGDNKYISLREKGFIK, from the coding sequence ATGAATGAAGTTCAGGCGGTTAGTTCTACTGAAAATTTAAAAACTTTGAGGGAGGAGGAGCGTCCTTACGAGAAGTGTCTGTGCCATGGTCCGGAGTTTTTGACTGATATTGAACTTCTGGCTGTTTTGTTGCGCACTGGAACTCATGGTGAGAATGCTATCGCTCTTGCAAAGAAGATTCTATACCCTATTTTCTCTCAGGAAGGACTTCTTAACATTCATCAGTGGAGTTTGGAACAACTTTTACAGATCCGGGGAATCGGCAAGGTAAAAGCTGTTCAGATTCTCTGCCTTTCTGAATTAGCAAAACGTCTGGCTAAGGCGACTGCGAAGGATGGTCTTGATTTTTCTTCGCCGGATACGATTGCCAGATATTATATGGAAGACATGCGTCATAAAAAGCAGGAATCTATGAAATTGTTGCTTTTTAATACTCGCACCCGATTGATTGGTGAGACCGACATTTCCAAAGGGACGGTAAATGCCTCTTTAGTATCTCCTAGAGAACTTTTTATCGAAGCTCTGCAGAAAAATGCGGTTTCTATTATTTTACTGCACAATCATCCCAGCGGGGATCCGACTCCGAGTCAACCGGATCTGGTGATCACCAAACGGGTGATGGATGCCGGGGCGCTGATCGGAATTCAGTTGTTGGATCATATTATTATTGGAGACAATAAATATATCAGTCTGAGAGAAAAAGGTTTTATAAAGTGA
- a CDS encoding BaiN/RdsA family NAD(P)/FAD-dependent oxidoreductase, with the protein MKKSETSSQSASGKKVVIVGGGASGMLAAITAARNGAKVVILEHKDRIGKKILSTGNGRCNFTNTLQTPECYRSTDSAFPWKVLSQFPALDTIAFFQKLGIYSKNRNGYLYPYSDQASAVLDALRLELESLKVEIQTETEVMEIRPVKHGFTIRTSKGKVSADRVILSTGSKAAPKTGSDGSGYGLAKSLGHHLTPVVPALVQLRCKESFYKSISGVRLQGTVTLLNGSKEVASDTGEIQITDYGVSGIPVFQISRYAALGLYYKEPVSVRINFMPDFSAEQFQAFLENRIQMHPNCSMEHFFIGLFHKKMSAFFLRLANISPAKQAGALTKTERAKLLNTIQHFETVVEATNSYEKAQICAGGLSTDEIDPDTLESRLIDGLYFAGELLDVDGICGGYNLQWAWSSGYVAGKHAAIS; encoded by the coding sequence ATGAAAAAGTCTGAAACATCATCACAGAGTGCATCCGGGAAAAAAGTAGTGATTGTCGGAGGCGGCGCATCCGGTATGTTGGCAGCGATCACGGCAGCAAGAAATGGGGCAAAGGTTGTGATCCTGGAACACAAAGACCGGATCGGTAAAAAAATATTATCAACAGGAAACGGAAGATGCAATTTTACCAATACGTTGCAGACACCGGAATGCTACCGCTCTACGGATTCGGCATTTCCGTGGAAAGTTCTTTCACAGTTTCCTGCTCTGGATACCATTGCATTTTTTCAGAAGTTGGGGATTTACTCGAAAAATCGAAACGGATATCTGTATCCCTATTCCGATCAGGCGAGTGCGGTTCTGGATGCACTCAGACTGGAGCTGGAATCTCTGAAGGTGGAAATTCAGACAGAAACAGAAGTCATGGAGATACGACCTGTAAAACATGGTTTTACGATTCGGACCTCCAAAGGAAAAGTATCAGCAGATCGCGTGATTCTCTCTACCGGCTCCAAAGCTGCACCAAAAACCGGATCGGACGGAAGCGGATATGGACTGGCAAAAAGTCTGGGGCATCACCTGACCCCAGTGGTTCCGGCACTGGTTCAGCTCAGATGTAAAGAATCGTTTTACAAGAGTATTTCTGGCGTTCGCCTTCAGGGAACCGTGACGTTGTTGAACGGATCAAAGGAAGTTGCGTCAGATACCGGTGAAATCCAGATTACAGATTACGGGGTTTCTGGAATCCCTGTTTTTCAGATCAGCCGTTACGCGGCACTCGGCCTTTACTATAAGGAGCCTGTTTCGGTACGAATTAATTTTATGCCGGATTTTTCTGCGGAACAGTTTCAGGCATTTTTGGAAAATCGAATTCAAATGCATCCGAATTGCAGCATGGAACATTTTTTCATCGGTCTGTTCCACAAAAAAATGTCTGCATTCTTTTTACGGCTTGCAAATATTTCTCCGGCAAAACAGGCCGGAGCGCTGACGAAGACAGAACGCGCAAAGCTTCTTAATACCATCCAGCATTTTGAAACCGTTGTGGAAGCAACAAATTCCTATGAGAAAGCGCAGATCTGTGCCGGTGGTCTTTCTACCGATGAGATCGATCCGGATACGCTGGAATCCAGACTGATCGACGGTCTGTATTTCGCGGGTGAACTGCTGGATGTGGATGGAATCTGTGGGGGATACAATCTGCAATGGGCGTGGTCCAGCGGTTATGTTGCCGGGAAACATGCGGCGATATCATAG